The Acomys russatus chromosome 3, mAcoRus1.1, whole genome shotgun sequence genome has a window encoding:
- the LOC127187187 gene encoding granzyme G-like: protein MAPVLILLAFLMPLGAHAEEIIGGHEVKPHSCPYMAFVRSVHSDGKRSRCGGFLVQDNFVLTAANCRGRSMKVVLGAHNIKIQEQTQQIIPVAKVIPHPNYNSKDKINDIMLLKLERKAKRTKAVDFLKFPRAKARVWPGKKCHVAGWGISSFNATKASDLLQEAELRIQVDQQCQKTFYNYSRKTEICAGDTKKLQLASMGDSGGPLICNARPYGVLSSVNLESTTLAIFTKISPFLPWIRRTMRLP, encoded by the exons ATGGCACCAGTGTTGATTCTCCTGGCCTTTCTCATGCCCCTTGGAGCTCATGCAG aGGAGATCATCGGGGGCCATGAGGTCAAGCCCCACTCCTGCCCATACATGGCATTTGTTAGGTCTGTGCATAGTGATGGGAAAAGGAGTCGCTGCGGAGGCTTCCTGGTGCAAGACAACTTCGTGCTGACAGCTGCTAACTGCAGGGGAAG ATCAATGAAAGTCGTGCTGGGAGCCCACAATATTAAGATACAGGAACAGACCCAGCAGATCATCCCTGTGGCAAAAGTCATTCCCCACCCCAACTATAATTCTAAGGACAAGATCAATGACATCATGCTGTTAAAG CTGGAGAGAAAGGCCAAGAGGACTAAAGCTGTGGATTTCCTCAAGTTTCCCAGGGCGAAGGCCAGGGTTTGGCCAGGGAAGAAGTGCCATGTGGCTGGCTGGGGGATATCATCCTTCAATGCTACTAAAGCATCTGACCTCCTACAAGAGGCTGAACTGAGAATTCAGGTGGACCAGCAATGCCAGAAAACCTTTTATAACTATTCCAGGAAAACAGAGATATGTGCTGGAGACACCAAAAAACTACAGCTTGCTTCCATG GGTGACTCTGGTGGACCCCTCATATGTAATGCAAGACCCTATGGAGTTTTATCCTCTGTGAATTTGGAGAGCACCACTCTAGCCATATTCACTAAAATCTCCCCCTTCTTGCCTTGGataagaagaaccatgaggcTCCCCTAG